Proteins encoded within one genomic window of Cytophagales bacterium:
- a CDS encoding DUF4249 domain-containing protein, with protein MIQINPSFSLRLKRFLPCLFILILACVEPFDFQSIGFDRKLVVDASLTNEAREHFVNLSYTFPLDTNLNLAGSDAEVAFIEASGNRVVLRETTPGHYVTNPNYAGIPGQTYRLSIVLPDGQEFLSDPELLRDPVPIDSVYAEYTSIPVQDLNGNDFTGVQIFVDAQSDAEEPHSFRYDYVESYEVPVPYPSEFDWMGGGDNFQLIERPQPLGTCYRVGYPTSPLLATTRGLIENRIFQFRVRFISEFARELAYQYIIAVRQLTISNNAHTYFKQLRESNESQGSLSDEQLGTMPSNIKNVDNPLDLVLGYFEVAGVTEVKKRLSYHEFLDEGIQTEEWICEPHPLLPDPGGLDFNDINCYSRGETTFNVLIIEEDFIISRDGDTTFFTTRTYDWSALEFAMNSRCSPNLRITSMSPAEDQVSVAHFLCSDCTTYGTVERPAVWDD; from the coding sequence ATGATACAAATCAACCCTTCTTTCAGCTTAAGGCTAAAACGATTTTTACCCTGTCTATTCATCCTAATATTGGCTTGTGTCGAGCCGTTCGACTTCCAATCCATTGGATTTGATCGAAAACTAGTAGTTGATGCGTCACTCACCAATGAAGCTCGAGAGCATTTTGTCAACTTGAGCTATACTTTTCCTCTGGATACGAATCTCAATTTGGCGGGATCTGATGCCGAAGTGGCATTTATTGAAGCCTCGGGAAACAGGGTTGTATTGAGAGAAACCACGCCGGGGCATTATGTGACCAATCCCAATTATGCGGGGATTCCAGGACAGACCTATCGATTATCAATCGTATTGCCGGATGGCCAGGAATTCTTATCTGACCCGGAGTTATTGCGTGATCCGGTCCCCATCGATAGCGTTTATGCGGAATACACTTCTATCCCAGTGCAGGATCTGAATGGCAATGATTTTACAGGCGTCCAGATTTTTGTTGACGCTCAGTCTGATGCGGAAGAGCCACATAGTTTTCGCTACGATTACGTAGAAAGCTATGAAGTACCTGTGCCCTATCCCTCTGAATTTGACTGGATGGGTGGTGGGGACAATTTTCAGCTGATTGAAAGGCCCCAGCCGCTGGGCACTTGCTATCGGGTAGGTTATCCAACATCTCCATTACTTGCCACTACCAGAGGACTTATCGAAAACAGGATCTTTCAGTTCAGGGTCCGTTTCATAAGCGAATTTGCTCGTGAGTTGGCTTATCAGTACATCATTGCAGTGAGGCAGTTGACCATCTCCAACAATGCTCACACTTATTTTAAACAACTGCGTGAATCCAATGAGTCACAAGGTAGCTTATCAGACGAGCAACTCGGAACCATGCCAAGCAACATTAAGAATGTAGACAATCCACTGGATTTGGTGCTGGGTTATTTTGAAGTGGCTGGTGTGACAGAAGTCAAAAAGAGGCTGAGCTATCATGAATTCCTTGATGAAGGCATACAGACTGAGGAATGGATTTGCGAACCGCATCCACTTCTTCCGGATCCCGGGGGGTTGGATTTTAACGATATCAATTGTTATTCCCGAGGTGAGACGACATTTAATGTGCTGATCATCGAAGAAGACTTTATCATTTCCAGAGATGGGGATACCACCTTTTTTACCACCAGAACTTATGATTGGTCAGCATTAGAATTTGCGATGAATTCTCGCTGTTCCCCGAACCTCAGGATCACCAGTATGTCTCCCGCGGAAGATCAGGTTTCCGTTGCGCATTTCTTGTGTAGTGATTGCACAACTTACGGTACTGTAGAAAGGCCTGCGGTATGGGATGATTAG
- the glyA gene encoding serine hydroxymethyltransferase — protein MQRDQQLFDLIGRENDRQVNGLELIASENFASSQVMEAQGSVLTNKYAEGLPGKRYYGGCEVVDEAENLAKERINELFGATWSNVQPHSGAQANAAVMLAILKPGAKILGFDLSHGGHLTHGSPVNFSGKLYQPSFYGVEEATGLINYDTVEATAAKEKPELIICGASAYSRDWDYARLRAIADENGALLLADVSHPAGLIARGLLNDPLDHCHIVTTTTHKTLRGPRGGLIMMREDFENPFGLKTPKGKTRMMSSLLDSGVFPGTQGGPLMHVIAAKAVAFGEALSDEYMSYILQVKKNAAVMAQAFVSKGYKVISEGTDNHMMLIDLRSKDVSGKEAEAALGQVDITVNKNMVPFDDKSPFVTSGIRTGTAAVTTRGLKEADMERIVEHIDEALMNREDEAKLKAIRTEVNNWMKDRPLFVS, from the coding sequence ATGCAGCGAGATCAACAATTGTTCGATCTGATCGGTCGCGAAAATGATCGTCAGGTCAATGGTTTGGAGCTTATAGCTTCTGAAAACTTTGCTTCCTCTCAAGTGATGGAGGCTCAAGGTTCCGTACTTACGAATAAATACGCAGAAGGACTCCCCGGAAAGCGTTATTATGGAGGATGTGAAGTTGTTGACGAAGCGGAAAATCTGGCTAAGGAAAGGATCAATGAACTTTTCGGTGCCACCTGGTCCAATGTTCAGCCTCATTCAGGTGCTCAAGCCAACGCTGCTGTCATGCTGGCGATCTTAAAGCCAGGAGCAAAAATTTTGGGTTTTGACTTATCTCATGGAGGTCACCTGACCCATGGTTCACCCGTGAATTTCTCAGGAAAGCTTTACCAGCCATCTTTCTACGGTGTGGAAGAAGCAACCGGCCTGATCAATTATGATACCGTAGAAGCTACAGCGGCCAAAGAAAAACCAGAGCTGATCATCTGTGGAGCTTCTGCTTACAGCCGCGACTGGGATTATGCCCGATTACGAGCAATTGCCGATGAAAATGGTGCGTTGTTACTAGCAGATGTATCTCATCCTGCCGGTTTAATCGCACGTGGCTTGTTGAACGATCCGCTGGATCATTGCCACATCGTGACGACCACTACGCATAAAACACTTCGCGGACCGAGAGGCGGATTGATCATGATGCGGGAGGATTTTGAGAATCCTTTCGGACTGAAAACACCCAAAGGCAAGACCAGAATGATGAGCAGTTTGCTCGATTCGGGCGTATTCCCAGGAACACAGGGTGGTCCGTTGATGCACGTTATCGCTGCTAAAGCTGTGGCTTTTGGTGAAGCATTGAGTGACGAGTACATGTCCTATATCCTACAGGTGAAGAAAAATGCTGCAGTAATGGCACAGGCTTTTGTCAGCAAAGGCTATAAAGTGATCTCTGAAGGTACGGACAATCACATGATGTTGATCGACCTTCGATCTAAAGATGTCTCCGGGAAAGAAGCGGAAGCAGCACTTGGTCAGGTCGATATCACGGTCAATAAGAACATGGTTCCTTTCGACGACAAGTCACCATTCGTGACTTCCGGTATCCGAACTGGTACGGCTGCGGTTACTACCCGTGGATTGAAAGAAGCG
- a CDS encoding aspartate-semialdehyde dehydrogenase — translation MKLAVVGATGLVGQEVLRVLEERNVEFSELIPVASPRSIGKTITCKQKDWTVIGMDDAIAVKPDVAIFSAGGGTSKEWAPKFEEAGTIVIDNSSAWRMDPDKKLVVPEINGKDLRIDDRIIANPNCSTIQMVLALAPLHERYGIKRIVVSTYQSVTGTGKDAVDQMNNERKGVDGPMVYPHAIDQNALPHIDVFFDNGYTKEEMKMVNETKKILNDYSIEVTATCVRIPAVGGHAESVNIEFNEDYDLKELTGILAETPGVVVQDDPANNVYPMPITAHGKDEVFVGRIRRDDTQPNTVNLWIVADNLRKGAATNAVQIAEYMMENSLVF, via the coding sequence ATGAAACTGGCCGTTGTTGGTGCAACCGGTCTGGTAGGACAAGAGGTGCTACGAGTACTGGAAGAAAGAAATGTTGAATTCAGTGAATTGATCCCTGTGGCTTCGCCGAGATCAATTGGAAAGACGATTACCTGTAAACAGAAAGACTGGACAGTAATCGGCATGGATGACGCCATTGCAGTCAAACCGGATGTGGCTATTTTCTCTGCCGGAGGAGGCACTTCTAAAGAGTGGGCTCCAAAATTTGAAGAGGCGGGTACCATCGTCATCGATAACTCTTCTGCCTGGAGAATGGATCCTGACAAAAAACTCGTGGTTCCTGAAATCAATGGGAAGGACCTTCGCATCGATGATCGTATCATTGCCAATCCGAACTGTTCCACCATTCAAATGGTATTGGCCCTGGCGCCATTGCATGAACGTTACGGGATCAAGAGAATCGTCGTTTCTACTTATCAATCTGTGACCGGAACAGGTAAAGATGCAGTCGATCAAATGAATAATGAGCGCAAAGGAGTGGACGGACCTATGGTGTATCCCCATGCGATAGATCAGAATGCTTTGCCTCACATCGATGTTTTCTTCGATAATGGCTATACCAAGGAGGAAATGAAAATGGTCAATGAAACCAAGAAGATCCTCAATGACTACAGTATCGAAGTGACTGCTACTTGCGTACGTATTCCCGCTGTAGGTGGACATGCCGAGTCTGTGAATATCGAATTCAACGAAGATTACGATCTAAAAGAATTGACAGGCATACTAGCCGAAACTCCAGGCGTTGTAGTGCAGGACGATCCTGCGAACAATGTGTATCCTATGCCGATCACCGCACATGGCAAGGATGAAGTATTCGTCGGCAGAATTCGCCGGGATGATACCCAGCCTAACACGGTAAATCTCTGGATCGTAGCAGATAACCTCAGAAAAGGTGCTGCTACAAATGCGGTGCAGATTGCCGAATACATGATGGAGAATAGTCTGGTATTCTAA